The Triticum aestivum cultivar Chinese Spring chromosome 7B, IWGSC CS RefSeq v2.1, whole genome shotgun sequence genome window below encodes:
- the LOC123159604 gene encoding uncharacterized protein gives MEKFKGTTKELKGPEYDVTTEPLDHALVMISGEGKKHGKEAIAGGMFPSSSRSSLPEYKARLGISKSSTYKRSTPAMVEMEPDWRRRGEWRRRRGQRRGDWLMRGRSRWCSRRCWHKLVNALQCLGLIVPRMVCPLCRCLNQAMDLILMDLHMHEAQATTTLVVLRMFEIELPPGCSLDYDMDMKCCTEEDWAACVGSDRGIVLRKTGWLVLEAFSE, from the exons ATGGAGAAATTTAAAGGGACGACAAAAGAGTTGAAAGGGCCCGAGTATGATGTGACAACAGAGCCTCTTGACCACGCGTTGGTCATGATCTCTGGAGAAGGCAAGAAACATGGCAAGGAAGCAATTGCAGGAGGCATGTTCCCTAGCTCCTCCCGTAGCTCTCTCCCTGAATACAAAGCTCGGTTAGGTATCTCAAAATCTTCTACATATAAACGCTCGACTCCAGCTATGGTTGAGATGGAG CCCGACTGGCGGAGGAGAGGCGAGTGGCGGCGGAGGAGAGGGCAGAGGAGAGGTGACTGGCTGATGAGAGGACGCAGCAGGTGGTGCAGCAGGCGGTGTTGGCACAAACTAGTCAATGCTTTGCAATGTTTGGG GCTTATTGTACCCAGAATGGTATGCCCGCTATGCAGATGCCTCAATCAGGCCATGGATCTAATACTGATGGATCTTCACATGCACGAGGCCCAAGCGACAACAACCTTGGTGGTTCTCCGAATGTTTGAGATCGA GTTGCCACCTGGATGCTCTTTGGACTACGACATGGACATGAAG TGTTGTACTGAAGAAGATTGGGCAGCTTGTGTTGGAAGCGATCGGGGTATCGTGCTGAGGAAGACTGGGTGGCTTGTGCTCGAAGCTTTCAGCGAATAG
- the LOC123157338 gene encoding uncharacterized protein, whose product MQRDCHVFFYFGLVHSLIYPVVFRRTNINVHVVMDGYVDRIVMSCKLHAEQIYIFVGEKFTTGPHTYRVGRISSRTCKYPKYSPTTCRLRWSSTVQNTISSTYLLTWLLTGASTRTLTASLTATSSYLPDYARNQGLFCKIATNKRAPVHNRSLSPPIPFLHHHHQRHRHGSLRLLLHGHGFLGTPHHNNDDHRLLLNLPDVLGVRGDGHVTTAGGEQHGELPPSVASSRKVELGLLLLKRRHKKPPRSTSAPTCGVRRTRRASGRTWRGWPRPAGALRRRGDSVNCIISSSAASMTHPHTAP is encoded by the coding sequence ATGCAAAGAGATTGCCATGTTTTCTTTTATTTCGGTTTAGTTCATTCCCTTATATATCCAGTTGTTTTCCGCAGAACAAATATAAATGTTCATGTTGTAATGGATGGATATGTTGATCGCATCGTCATGTCATGTAAATTACATGCAGAACAAATCTATATTTTTGTTGGAGAAAAATTCACTACAGGTCCTCATACTTATCGTGTTGGCCGCATTTCTTCTCGTACTTGCAAATACCCAAAATACAGTCCTACAACTTGTCGTCTCAGGTGGTCGTCTACGGTTCAAAATACCATTTCCTCTACGTATCTGCTGACCTGGCTGTTGACTGGCGCGTCCACGCGGACTTTGACCGCCAGCTTGACTGCCACATCGTCTTACCTGCCTGATTACGCCAGGAACCAAGGTTTGTTTTGCAAAATCGCCACAAATAAAAGAGCTCCTGTCCACAACCGCTCCCTCTCGCCGCCGATCcccttcctccaccaccaccaccagcggcACCGGCacggcagcctccgcctcctcctccacggccACGGCTTCCTCGGGACCCCGCACCACAATAACGAcgaccaccgcctcctcctcaacCTCCCCGATGTCCTGGGTGTGCGCGGCGATGGCCATGTCACAACCGCCGGAGGAGAGCAGCACGGCGAACTGCCCCCGTCGGTGGCTTCGAGCAGGAAAGTGGAGTTGGGGCTGCTGCTGCTGAAGAGGAGGCACAAGAAGCCGCCGCGGTCGACGTCGGCGCCCACCTGTGGTGTGCGGCGGACGAGGAGGGCGAGTGGCCGGACATGGCGTGGGTGGCCTCGGCCTGCAGGAGCTCTCCGTCGCCGCGGCGACAGCGTGAACTGCATCATCAGCTCGTCGGCAGCCTCCATGACCCATCCGCACACCGCCCCATGA